Genomic segment of Xanthomonas sp. DAR 35659:
AGCCTGTGCGTCCAGCGCGAGCGACTGAGCAAGGGGCTCACCGTTGATCGTGGCCTTGAACGTGCCGTCGGCACGCACCAGCGCGGGAGGGAGCGGCCAGCGCTTGCGCTGGCCCGGCAGCACGTAGCCGGCCAGGCCGTCGGCGATCGCGGCACGGGTGCCGTCGCTGGCGATGAAATGCAGGTCCACCACCTGCGCGTGTTCGGTGCCCTGGTTCACGACTTCCAGCGCCGGCGCGTCGGCATCGCGGATCACCCTGGCCTGCAACGACGGGGCCGCGGCGGCGGCCGGCTTGACGAAGATCGGCACCGAGTAGCGCAGCACGAACTGCAGGCCGGCGGCGTTGCCGGCGCCGGCGTCGGGCGACGGCAGTTCGTCCACCAGCACCCGGTAGGTGTCCTCGGTGGTGCGGGGCGCATCGTCCAGGCGGATGATGCGCACCAGTTGCCGCGAGTGCGGCGCCAGTTGCAGCATCGGCGGGCTGATCGCGATCCGGTCGCTGGCGTCGAGCAGGTCCTCGCCCTCGTGCTGGCGCCAGCGGAATACCCGCACCTGCGCCTGCAGCGGCGTATCGCCGCTGTTGCTCAACCACAGGCCCTGCGCCGTCTCCTCCGCGCTCAGCTGTACCGAGGTCGGCGCGACCTGCAGGCTGGCGGCCTGGCCCGCCAGCGTCGCC
This window contains:
- a CDS encoding molecular chaperone — its product is MSLRRFPVLRVLAAAGLWLAATLAGQAASLQVAPTSVQLSAEETAQGLWLSNSGDTPLQAQVRVFRWRQHEGEDLLDASDRIAISPPMLQLAPHSRQLVRIIRLDDAPRTTEDTYRVLVDELPSPDAGAGNAAGLQFVLRYSVPIFVKPAAAAAPSLQARVIRDADAPALEVVNQGTEHAQVVDLHFIASDGTRAAIADGLAGYVLPGQRKRWPLPPALVRADGTFKATINGEPLAQSLALDAQAP